Proteins encoded in a region of the Podarcis muralis chromosome 2, rPodMur119.hap1.1, whole genome shotgun sequence genome:
- the LOC144326651 gene encoding uncharacterized protein LOC144326651, translating to MGITKKPYKFMEFEKREEKQFESMECGKSFTDSGTLGKHQRTHTGEKPFKCMECGKSFGWSSNLRIHKHTHTGEKPYECKECGKSFSQIGHLRNHQRTHTGEKPYKCMECGKSFTDSGTFRKHQQTHTGEKPFKCMECVKSFSQRRSLIIHQRIHTGEKPFECLECGKSFSTKRGLNIHHKTHTGEKPFKCILCEKSFTVSRTLRIHHRTHTGEKPYKCMDCGKRFSHSETLRKHKRTHTGEKPFKCMECGKSFIDGKALNIHNQTHTGEKSFECMDCGKRFTYSETLRIHQRTHTGEKPFKCKECGKSFTSSGAVRRHQWTHSGEKPFKCMECGKSFIERRELRTHHQTHTGEKPFKCMLCDKSFTENRKLRIHHRTHTGEKPYKCMDCGKRFSHSETLRKHQRTHTGEKPFKCMECGKSFIDGTALNIHNQIHTGEKSFECKECGKGFTSSGSVRRHQWTHSGEIPFKCMECGKSFIERRELRTHHQTHTGEKPFKCKECGKGFTNVGNVRRHQRTHTGETI from the coding sequence atgggaataacgaagaaaccatataaattcatggaatttgaaaagagagaggagaaacaatttgaaagtatggagtgtgggaagagtttcactgACAGTGGAACACTTGGAAAACATCAGCgtactcacacaggagagaaaccatttaaatgcatggagtgtggaaaaagctttggtTGGAGTTCAAACCTTCGTATACATAAacacactcacacaggggagaaaccatatgaatgtaaggagtgtggaaagagcttcagtcagattggACACCTTAGAAACCATCaacgaacccacacaggggaaaaaccttataaatgtatggagtgtggaaagagcttcaccgatAGTggaacatttagaaaacatcaacagacacacacgggcgagaaaccattcaaatgcatggaatgtgtaaagagcttcagtcagaggagAAGCCTTATAatccatcaacggattcacacaggggagaaaccatttgaatgtttggagtgtggaaagagtttcagtacaAAGAGGGGACTGAATATTCATCATaaaactcacactggggaaaaaccatttaaatgtatactgtGTGAGAAGAGCTTCACTGTTAGTAGAACACTTAGAATCCAtcatcgaactcacacaggggaaaaaccatataaatgtatggattgtggaaagagattcagtcacagtgaaacactgagaaaacataaacggactcacacaggggagaaaccgtttaaatgcatggaatgtggaaagagctttattgaTGGTAAAGCACTTAATATCCATaatcaaactcacacaggggaaaaatcatttgaatgtatggattgtggaaagagattcacttACAGTGAAACACTTAGAatccatcaacggactcacacaggggagaaaccatttaaatgtaaagagtgtggaaaaagcttcacttcTAGTGGAGCAGTAAgaagacatcaatggactcactcaggggaaaaaccatttaaatgcatggaatgtggaaagagttttattgAGAGGAGAGAGCTGAGAACCCAtcatcaaactcacacaggggagaaaccatttaaatgtatgctgtgtgatAAGAGCTTCACTGAGAATAGAAAACTTAGAATCCAtcatcgaactcacacaggggaaaaaccatataaatgtatggattgtggaaagagattcagtcacAGTGAAACactaagaaaacatcaacggactcacacaggggaaaaaccatttaaatgcatggaatgtggaaagagctttattgaTGGTACAGCACTTAATATCCATAATcaaattcacacaggggaaaaatcatttgaatgtaaggagtgtggaaagggcttcacttCTAGTGGATCAGTAAGAAGACATCAGTGGACTCACTCAGGTGAaataccatttaaatgcatggaatgtggaaagagtttcattgAGAGGAGAGAGCTGAGAACCCAtcatcaaactcacacaggggagaaaccatttaaatgtaaggagtgtggaaagggcttcaccaatgttggaaatgttagaagacatcaacggactcacacgggagaaaccatttaa